In Desulfurellaceae bacterium, a single window of DNA contains:
- a CDS encoding ATP-binding protein, translating into MIDKEFRLDYFECRQVLLQRLQEPAPGRIQILTGPRQVGKTTLALDLVAQLGEATSYVAGDDPQANLPGFWERAWSEAEAACRHGTGVLFIDEIQHVSDWSARLKGQYDRLRRRDIPLHVVVTGSSALRLGSGARESLAGRFERLTLSHWSASALRHSFQLSSERAAFLSVQLGSYPGACPLVDDRGRWSAYIRDAIIEPAMGRDVLALGVIRRPGLLRQIFALAASMPAQIVSLQKLQGQLQDRGALETIAHYLALLEEAYLVVGLEKLSRREHRRRAAPPKLLVLNNAIMSALHPLGPPDPNHDPARFGLWVENACLAHAWNTGQRVRYWREDSLEVDGVIDGSWGAWAIEIKTSPFESAELRGLLEFCRRYPRYRPLVITAVGAEELATRLGLTAVSWSDFLLSGPPRAEPGRS; encoded by the coding sequence ATGATCGACAAAGAATTCAGGCTGGACTACTTCGAGTGCCGGCAGGTGTTATTACAGCGCCTTCAGGAACCAGCTCCCGGACGGATCCAGATCCTGACCGGCCCGAGACAGGTAGGCAAGACAACCCTGGCCCTCGACTTGGTCGCGCAGCTCGGCGAAGCCACGAGCTATGTTGCAGGCGACGACCCCCAGGCGAATCTTCCCGGCTTTTGGGAACGTGCCTGGTCTGAGGCCGAAGCAGCGTGTCGCCACGGCACAGGAGTGCTGTTCATTGATGAAATTCAGCATGTGTCAGACTGGAGCGCTCGACTCAAAGGGCAGTATGATCGTCTCCGACGCCGAGACATCCCGCTCCATGTGGTTGTCACCGGCTCCTCGGCCCTTCGCCTCGGGAGCGGAGCGCGGGAGAGCCTGGCCGGGCGTTTTGAACGCTTGACCTTAAGCCACTGGTCAGCCTCGGCCCTTCGACACAGCTTTCAGCTTTCTTCTGAACGAGCGGCGTTCTTGAGCGTACAGCTTGGCTCCTACCCTGGAGCCTGTCCATTGGTGGACGACCGTGGGCGCTGGAGTGCATACATCCGGGATGCCATTATCGAGCCTGCGATGGGACGGGATGTTCTGGCCCTAGGGGTGATTCGTCGTCCGGGCCTGCTGCGCCAGATCTTTGCCCTTGCAGCCAGTATGCCGGCCCAGATCGTTTCACTCCAAAAGCTCCAGGGCCAACTCCAAGACCGGGGCGCCCTGGAAACCATCGCCCATTACCTGGCCCTGCTTGAAGAAGCCTATTTGGTCGTAGGCTTGGAAAAGCTCAGCAGGCGGGAGCATAGGCGGCGAGCCGCTCCCCCCAAACTGCTCGTCCTGAATAATGCGATCATGTCGGCTCTCCACCCCCTTGGTCCGCCAGACCCGAACCATGACCCGGCTCGATTTGGACTCTGGGTCGAGAACGCCTGCCTGGCCCATGCCTGGAATACGGGCCAGCGGGTCCGTTACTGGCGCGAAGACTCCCTTGAGGTGGATGGGGTTATTGACGGGAGCTGGGGCGCGTGGGCGATCGAGATCAAAACCAGTCCCTTCGAGTCCGCAGAGTTGCGCGGCTTACTCGAGTTCTGCCGTCGCTATCCCCGCTATCGTCCCCTGGTCATTACCGCCGTGGGTGCTGAAGAACTGGCCACACGTTTAGGCTTGACGGCGGTCAGCTGGTCAGATTTCCTGCTGTCCGGCCCACCCCGCGCAGAACCGGGCCGTTCCTGA